In Alteracholeplasma palmae J233, a single genomic region encodes these proteins:
- a CDS encoding ABC transporter ATP-binding protein, translating into MIKKLIKFVNITFRINPIYYFIMLLVSGVTIIGLIFNMYQITYMIDMLLNQTKEEALKAGLYLVVINVLIYTVKTILEYFQENESLKTKQKINHYLAKKLMNMPYHYLENTYYLDLKERARFANDNQDAIGQLLAQLSSAFSSVVTIVSLGALLVAYDYIIIAILGVTTLMSILVILKGLKTQLGFYKDIIPVNRKYNYYLSELGKVKYAKEYRFSDMGKLMQRELKDFTEKTVKNFDKLNKKSSLYESLLASLQYIQMGGIYLYLGFKTLYQTKLISSFTYYTQIIFNFYQTLVSFVRQLITLKGLSQYVAPFIELAELKSTEEKGSKILEEIKTVEFKNVSFTYPNTKNQILNNISFKINANEKISIVGLNGSGKTTIIKLLTRLYDVTEGEILINDINIKEYDIKNYRKILSTVFQDFKMFSYDIASNIDPTYKKELLYKVLDKVDLKDKIEGLKFKEKTSYTKDYDPEGVMFSGGEEQKMAIARALYKQSDLIILDEPTSALDPMTEAAIYENFNEIVLNKTTIYISHRMSSSTFCDKILVINDGKVESFLPHKELMKNKESLYYQLFMSQAKNYKITKENIAHV; encoded by the coding sequence ATGATAAAAAAACTTATAAAATTTGTTAATATCACATTTAGAATTAATCCAATATATTACTTTATTATGTTATTAGTTTCTGGAGTAACAATCATAGGTCTTATATTTAATATGTATCAAATAACATATATGATCGATATGCTATTAAATCAAACGAAAGAAGAAGCGCTTAAAGCAGGGCTTTACTTAGTAGTTATTAATGTTTTAATATATACAGTAAAAACAATTCTAGAGTATTTTCAAGAAAATGAATCGCTTAAGACTAAACAAAAAATTAATCATTATCTTGCAAAAAAACTTATGAATATGCCTTATCACTATTTAGAAAATACATATTATTTAGATCTAAAAGAAAGAGCTAGATTCGCTAATGATAACCAGGATGCTATAGGTCAATTGCTTGCTCAACTATCAAGTGCATTTTCATCTGTTGTAACAATTGTTTCTTTAGGAGCACTTTTAGTTGCTTATGATTATATTATTATCGCAATTTTAGGAGTTACTACTCTTATGAGTATTCTTGTTATATTAAAGGGTTTAAAAACCCAATTAGGCTTTTATAAAGACATTATTCCTGTAAACAGAAAATATAATTATTATTTAAGTGAACTTGGTAAAGTTAAATATGCTAAGGAATATAGATTTTCTGATATGGGTAAATTGATGCAAAGAGAACTAAAAGACTTTACCGAAAAAACTGTTAAAAATTTTGACAAGTTAAATAAGAAAAGTAGTTTATATGAGAGTTTGCTTGCAAGTTTACAATATATTCAAATGGGTGGCATATATCTTTATTTAGGATTTAAAACACTTTATCAAACTAAACTAATTTCAAGTTTTACATATTATACACAAATTATATTTAATTTCTACCAGACGTTAGTAAGTTTTGTAAGACAACTCATTACATTAAAAGGGTTAAGTCAATATGTAGCACCTTTTATTGAGTTAGCTGAGTTAAAAAGCACAGAAGAAAAGGGAAGTAAGATATTAGAAGAAATAAAAACTGTAGAGTTTAAAAATGTTAGTTTTACTTACCCCAATACAAAAAATCAAATATTAAATAATATTAGTTTTAAAATAAATGCTAATGAAAAGATTAGCATAGTAGGACTTAATGGCTCAGGTAAAACAACAATAATTAAACTTTTAACAAGACTGTATGATGTCACAGAAGGTGAAATATTAATAAACGATATTAATATTAAAGAATATGATATTAAAAACTATAGAAAGATACTTTCAACTGTGTTTCAAGATTTTAAAATGTTTTCATATGATATAGCAAGTAATATTGATCCAACATATAAAAAAGAATTACTATATAAAGTATTAGATAAGGTAGACTTAAAAGATAAAATAGAAGGATTAAAATTTAAAGAGAAAACAAGTTATACAAAGGACTATGATCCTGAGGGTGTTATGTTCTCAGGCGGAGAAGAACAAAAAATGGCTATCGCAAGAGCTTTATATAAACAAAGTGACTTAATTATTTTAGATGAACCAACATCAGCGCTAGATCCAATGACAGAAGCCGCAATTTATGAAAACTTTAATGAAATTGTTTTAAATAAAACAACTATTTATATTTCTCATAGGATGAGTTCATCCACATTTTGTGATAAAATATTAGTAATTAATGATGGAAAAGTGGAATCTTTTTTACCACATAAAGAACTAATGAAAAATAAAGAAAGTCTGTATTATCAATTATTTATGAGTCAAGCAAAAAATTATAAAATAACAAAGGAGAATATAGCACATGTTTAA
- a CDS encoding helix-turn-helix domain-containing protein, which produces MFNMKEIGKKISTLRKNNNLTQLELADKLGITYQAVSNWERGDSMPDISKLSELSQIFNVTIDELLGNSKVSETVEKIINQEKVDVNDLKEEELESLLPLVKPQQFEESFDDFNDIPFKKLIMIAPFLEEEDLEKIIKGNKEILNSKKMIAFAPFISGSFLSEIIVKNSSDDHFDIGMLTGLAPFMSTEALNSVAFKAYEKKGIEFIISLAPFLDSSILKEIVKRENQKDNPSPITALLPFITGDGYDLSDILKMFGRKK; this is translated from the coding sequence ATGTTTAATATGAAAGAAATTGGTAAAAAAATATCTACACTAAGAAAAAATAATAATCTAACACAATTGGAATTAGCAGATAAATTAGGGATTACATATCAAGCAGTAAGTAATTGGGAAAGAGGAGATAGTATGCCTGATATATCAAAATTATCAGAATTATCTCAAATATTTAATGTTACAATTGATGAACTATTAGGAAATAGTAAAGTGTCTGAAACTGTAGAAAAAATTATTAATCAAGAAAAAGTGGATGTAAATGATTTAAAAGAAGAAGAATTAGAAAGCTTATTACCACTTGTTAAACCACAACAATTTGAAGAAAGCTTTGATGATTTTAACGATATTCCATTTAAAAAACTCATCATGATAGCCCCATTTTTAGAAGAAGAAGATCTAGAAAAAATTATTAAAGGAAACAAAGAAATACTAAATTCTAAAAAAATGATTGCCTTTGCTCCATTTATTAGTGGAAGTTTCTTAAGTGAAATTATTGTCAAGAACTCTAGCGATGATCATTTTGATATAGGAATGTTAACAGGACTAGCCCCTTTTATGTCAACTGAAGCTTTAAATAGTGTTGCTTTTAAAGCATATGAGAAAAAAGGAATAGAATTCATCATCAGTTTAGCCCCATTTTTAGATTCCAGTATTTTAAAAGAAATTGTTAAAAGAGAAAACCAAAAAGATAATCCTAGTCCAATTACTGCCTTACTACCATTTATTACAGGTGATGGATATGATTTATCTGATATTTTAAAAATGTTTGGAAGAAAAAAATAG
- a CDS encoding CidA/LrgA family protein encodes MKILYQLSIIIGFTLLGELISSVLPFAFPGSIIGLILFFLALKFKIVKLEWVQETGSWLKNNLAFLFVPLTVAVMDQFDILKLYWLETIILLIVSTTVTLISSALIAKAGDKNE; translated from the coding sequence ATGAAAATTTTATATCAATTATCAATCATTATAGGATTTACTTTATTAGGAGAACTTATTTCAAGTGTGCTTCCTTTTGCGTTCCCAGGAAGTATTATAGGACTTATCTTATTTTTCTTAGCACTAAAGTTTAAAATAGTTAAATTAGAATGGGTACAAGAAACAGGATCATGGCTTAAAAATAATCTAGCTTTTTTATTTGTTCCATTAACGGTTGCTGTTATGGATCAGTTTGATATACTAAAATTATATTGGTTAGAAACAATTATATTACTTATTGTTTCTACAACAGTAACACTTATATCAAGTGCTTTAATTGCAAAGGCAGGTGATAAAAATGAATAA
- a CDS encoding LrgB family protein — protein sequence MNNILLSIFGTVVLYGLALLLQKKSKLSFLNPLLISSLVMIGILKILNISYTEYNEGAKFLTLLIGPATVALAIPLYQYFEVLKKHYKIIGITIVLGALIHAITITALIFIMNSDKQLLATFLPKSVTTPIAKEIAVQLGGIEQLTIVVVIVTGVFGSVIAPYVFKAFNIKSSIAQGLSLGISAHAVGTSKAVELGEIQTTMATLGLILSGILTVLIAPIFYNIFSGLL from the coding sequence ATGAATAATATTTTATTATCTATTTTTGGAACAGTTGTACTTTATGGTTTAGCACTACTTTTACAAAAAAAATCAAAGCTTTCATTTTTAAATCCTTTACTTATAAGTAGTTTAGTGATGATAGGAATTTTAAAAATACTTAATATTTCTTATACAGAATATAATGAAGGGGCAAAATTTCTAACACTATTAATAGGACCTGCAACCGTTGCCCTTGCTATACCACTATATCAATATTTTGAAGTTTTAAAAAAACACTATAAAATAATAGGAATAACAATTGTTTTAGGCGCCTTAATTCATGCAATAACAATCACTGCACTTATTTTTATTATGAATTCAGATAAACAATTACTGGCGACATTTTTACCTAAATCAGTGACAACCCCAATTGCTAAAGAAATAGCTGTCCAACTTGGGGGGATAGAACAATTAACAATTGTTGTGGTAATTGTAACAGGGGTATTTGGATCTGTTATAGCACCTTATGTATTTAAAGCCTTCAATATTAAATCATCTATTGCACAAGGTTTATCATTAGGAATTAGTGCCCATGCTGTTGGAACATCTAAAGCAGTAGAACTAGGAGAAATTCAAACCACAATGGCAACGTTGGGACTTATTTTATCAGGTATATTGACAGTACTTATAGCACCTATTTTTTATAATATATTTTCAGGCTTACTGTAA
- a CDS encoding ABC transporter ATP-binding protein, which produces MKLIFKYLKKYKGLFLLNIVAIFLVASAELGLPFIISRIIDEGIAKKEMDVVYQFVIWLVSVAILGAIGNIVLNYCASRTAAYIMKDLRNDIFAKVQTFSPNEIQDIGISSIITRTTTDVFQILNFVSTFYRSAVLAPIMLILTVILIIIRAPQLALSTIFVVPIVVIGLFIIIKVTKKLSERQQKNLDQLNLVTRENLTGVRVIRAFRKGPYEQERFSKVNDSYTNTSIKLFRIMVSIEPVFYFLLNVSILILMWFGAKYIEAQTISLGQLVEFLDYQFHVMFSILTFSLLFMMFPRTMVSSRRIKELLEKEPVIKNIENPITEIEPIHEVSFNNVTFKYPDADEPVLKNINLKAKKGEVIAFVGSTGSGKSTLINLIPRLYDVTEGNISFNGEDIKNLDLNLLRSKIGFILQKALLFNGTIASNILFGKEDATEEEMIEAAKIAQSYEFIQSKEKGLEDRVSELGSNLSGGQKQRLSITRAVVKKPDVYIFDDSFSALDYKTDFELRKALFSKTKESIVFIVAQRLSSIVAADKIVVLHHGQVVAIGKHEELIKNCQIYQEIALSQNLIEEVMI; this is translated from the coding sequence ATGAAATTAATATTTAAATATCTTAAGAAATATAAGGGATTGTTTTTACTAAACATTGTTGCAATTTTTTTAGTAGCAAGTGCAGAATTAGGATTACCTTTCATTATTTCTAGAATTATAGATGAGGGAATTGCAAAAAAAGAAATGGATGTTGTTTATCAGTTTGTTATCTGGCTAGTTTCAGTAGCTATTTTAGGTGCTATTGGTAATATTGTATTAAACTATTGTGCATCTAGAACTGCAGCCTATATCATGAAAGACTTGAGAAATGACATATTTGCTAAGGTGCAGACTTTTTCTCCAAACGAGATTCAAGATATTGGAATATCTTCAATCATTACTAGAACTACGACAGATGTTTTCCAAATCTTAAACTTTGTCTCAACTTTTTATCGTTCGGCAGTGCTCGCTCCAATCATGCTTATTTTAACTGTTATCTTAATTATTATTAGAGCACCACAACTTGCCTTAAGTACGATATTTGTTGTTCCAATTGTTGTTATCGGGTTATTCATTATTATAAAGGTTACTAAAAAATTATCTGAAAGACAACAAAAAAATCTTGATCAGTTAAACTTAGTAACAAGAGAAAACTTAACAGGTGTTAGAGTCATTAGAGCTTTTAGAAAAGGACCTTACGAACAAGAAAGATTTTCTAAAGTTAATGATAGTTATACAAATACATCGATTAAGCTTTTTAGAATTATGGTTTCAATTGAACCAGTTTTCTATTTTTTACTGAACGTATCTATTTTAATTTTAATGTGGTTTGGGGCTAAATACATTGAAGCACAAACGATTAGTTTGGGGCAATTAGTAGAATTTTTAGATTATCAATTCCACGTGATGTTTTCAATTTTAACTTTCTCACTACTCTTTATGATGTTTCCTAGAACAATGGTTTCCTCAAGAAGAATAAAAGAATTATTAGAAAAAGAACCAGTTATTAAAAATATAGAAAATCCTATTACAGAAATAGAACCTATTCATGAAGTCTCATTTAACAATGTAACATTTAAATATCCAGATGCAGATGAACCAGTATTAAAAAATATTAATTTGAAGGCTAAAAAAGGTGAAGTGATTGCCTTTGTGGGGTCAACCGGATCAGGAAAATCAACACTGATCAATCTTATTCCAAGGTTATATGATGTTACAGAAGGTAACATTAGTTTTAATGGAGAAGATATTAAAAATCTAGATCTAAACTTATTAAGAAGTAAAATAGGATTTATTTTACAAAAAGCTTTACTATTTAATGGAACGATTGCATCTAATATCTTATTTGGTAAAGAAGATGCAACCGAAGAAGAAATGATAGAAGCAGCTAAAATAGCACAAAGTTATGAATTCATTCAATCAAAAGAAAAAGGTTTAGAAGATAGAGTAAGCGAATTAGGATCTAATTTATCAGGGGGTCAAAAACAAAGACTTTCAATCACAAGAGCTGTAGTTAAAAAACCTGATGTTTATATATTTGATGATTCATTTTCAGCTCTTGATTACAAAACAGATTTTGAATTAAGAAAAGCTTTATTTAGTAAGACAAAAGAATCTATTGTTTTTATTGTTGCACAACGTTTAAGTTCAATAGTTGCTGCTGATAAAATTGTTGTCTTACATCATGGGCAAGTAGTTGCTATTGGTAAACACGAAGAATTGATTAAAAATTGTCAAATTTATCAAGAGATTGCATTATCTCAAAATCTAATAGAAGAGGTGATGATATGA
- a CDS encoding ABC transporter ATP-binding protein — translation MKRFFSYLKPFRLQIIISLILVIMVSFIVGISPYVEGLITTSISESIKNGKPIDYKYILLIIIILFAFYTLVGTSRFVFNFLLTKSIQSAVRNLRNDVQKKIHLLPVKYFDKTLLGNTMSRMTTDIESISNGIQQAFSSVVSAVALITFIVIMMFLMNWMLALIGVMIIPLALISSKVFLKRSQKIFISRYEAYGRFTGYVQEKYTGYKEITLYNQQENLIKEFAKTNENLSELVFKSNFLSGLLMPILNGLTYAIIVITVVVGANLAIQDVIAIGVLQAFIRYIWRLGGPISELTQMSVVLQSSSAAAKRVFDFLDEEEEKPDKKDAMYPEELNGLVEFKNVSFSYDPNKPILKNISFTAEPGQMIAIVGPTGSGKTTLINLLMRFYDVNEGSILLDGIDLRDMKKDDLREVFGMVLQDTWLFRGTLRDNIKYSREDATEEQMLNATKEANVDHFIKTQPQGYDMLINEEADNISQGEKQLLTIARAILANPNILILDEATSTVDTRIELMLQEAIKQLLKNKTSFVIAHRLSTIKNADKILVLKDGEIIESGTHKELMEQEGFYYTLYQSQFQEN, via the coding sequence ATGAAAAGATTTTTTAGTTATTTAAAACCTTTTAGATTACAAATTATTATTAGTCTTATATTAGTAATCATGGTTTCTTTTATAGTAGGTATTTCACCATATGTTGAAGGGCTTATTACAACTTCTATTTCTGAGAGTATTAAAAATGGTAAACCGATAGATTATAAATATATTTTATTAATTATTATCATTTTATTTGCCTTTTATACACTAGTAGGTACCTCAAGATTTGTTTTTAACTTCTTGCTAACAAAATCTATTCAAAGTGCTGTGAGAAATTTAAGAAACGATGTTCAAAAAAAGATTCACTTACTTCCTGTAAAATATTTTGATAAGACGTTACTTGGAAATACAATGAGTAGAATGACAACAGATATAGAATCTATTTCAAATGGTATTCAACAAGCTTTTTCAAGTGTTGTCTCTGCAGTTGCACTCATTACTTTTATTGTAATTATGATGTTTTTAATGAATTGGATGCTTGCTTTAATTGGAGTAATGATTATTCCTTTAGCTCTTATTTCATCTAAAGTATTTTTAAAAAGATCACAAAAAATATTTATTAGTAGATATGAAGCATACGGTAGATTTACAGGTTATGTTCAAGAAAAATATACAGGTTATAAAGAAATTACATTATATAACCAACAAGAAAATTTAATTAAAGAATTTGCCAAAACTAACGAGAATTTATCAGAATTAGTATTTAAGTCTAATTTTTTATCAGGTCTTTTAATGCCTATTTTAAACGGATTAACTTACGCTATTATTGTTATTACTGTTGTTGTCGGGGCAAATTTAGCTATCCAAGATGTGATTGCTATCGGGGTCTTACAAGCCTTTATTAGATATATTTGGCGTTTAGGTGGACCTATTAGTGAATTAACTCAAATGTCAGTAGTTTTACAATCTTCATCTGCAGCTGCTAAAAGAGTGTTTGATTTTCTAGATGAAGAAGAAGAAAAACCAGATAAAAAAGATGCCATGTACCCTGAAGAATTAAATGGATTAGTTGAGTTTAAGAATGTATCATTTAGCTATGATCCAAATAAGCCAATATTAAAAAATATAAGTTTTACTGCAGAACCAGGGCAAATGATTGCAATCGTTGGACCAACTGGATCAGGAAAAACAACTCTTATCAACCTTTTAATGAGATTTTATGATGTTAACGAAGGATCAATTCTATTAGATGGAATTGATTTAAGAGACATGAAAAAAGATGACTTAAGAGAAGTGTTTGGAATGGTTTTACAAGACACATGGCTATTTAGAGGTACTTTAAGAGATAATATTAAGTATAGTAGAGAAGATGCCACAGAAGAACAAATGTTAAACGCAACTAAAGAGGCGAATGTTGATCATTTTATAAAAACACAACCGCAAGGTTATGATATGCTCATTAATGAAGAAGCTGATAACATTTCTCAAGGAGAAAAGCAGTTACTTACAATTGCAAGAGCAATCCTAGCAAATCCAAATATTTTAATATTAGATGAAGCTACTTCAACAGTAGACACAAGAATTGAATTAATGTTACAAGAAGCAATCAAACAACTCTTAAAGAATAAGACATCATTTGTTATTGCACATAGATTATCAACCATCAAAAATGCTGATAAAATATTAGTATTAAAAGATGGGGAAATCATTGAAAGTGGAACACATAAGGAATTAATGGAACAAGAAGGCTTTTATTACACACTTTACCAAAGTCAATTCCAGGAGAACTAA
- a CDS encoding flavin oxidoreductase/NADH oxidase, translating into MKLLDPITIKNITFKNRVVMPPMCMYQVTKEDGILTSFHYVHYMTRAYGQVGTIIQEATAVMPNGRITVNDLGLWNEEQVEPLKRLVQDLKKEGTIVGIQLSHAGRKSQVPDITYGPSSIAFGDLKKPKEMTLEDIQEVIKAFGKSAKRAYDIGYDILEIHAAHGYLINEFLSPLSNHRTDEYKAGSRFLVEVIQEIKKYFLEDRILQIRISATEYDEKGLTPEDLSKIINELKIYNIDIINVSTGGIVLKTIETYPEYQIKPAITIKEKTGLKVIAGGLVQTAELANKILEETSIDFIYMGRKLLREPYFLLNETELEWPKPYLRAKIQ; encoded by the coding sequence ATGAAATTACTAGATCCTATTACAATTAAGAATATTACCTTTAAAAATAGAGTTGTTATGCCACCTATGTGTATGTATCAAGTCACTAAAGAAGATGGTATTTTAACAAGTTTTCACTACGTTCATTATATGACAAGAGCATATGGACAAGTTGGGACTATTATTCAAGAAGCAACCGCTGTTATGCCAAATGGTAGAATTACTGTAAATGATTTAGGATTATGGAATGAAGAACAAGTAGAACCTTTAAAAAGACTTGTCCAAGACTTAAAAAAAGAAGGTACAATTGTTGGAATTCAATTAAGTCATGCAGGTAGAAAATCCCAGGTACCTGATATTACTTATGGTCCAAGTAGTATTGCTTTTGGAGATTTGAAAAAGCCTAAAGAAATGACATTAGAAGATATTCAAGAAGTAATAAAAGCCTTTGGCAAAAGTGCTAAAAGAGCTTATGATATAGGCTATGATATTTTAGAAATACATGCGGCTCATGGATATTTGATTAATGAGTTTTTATCCCCACTTTCAAATCACAGAACAGATGAATATAAAGCAGGATCTAGATTTTTAGTTGAAGTGATTCAAGAAATAAAAAAGTATTTTTTAGAAGATAGAATTCTACAAATTAGGATTTCTGCCACTGAATATGATGAAAAAGGATTAACGCCTGAAGATTTAAGTAAGATTATTAATGAATTAAAGATTTATAATATAGATATTATCAATGTCTCAACAGGGGGAATTGTTTTGAAAACAATTGAAACTTATCCTGAATATCAAATTAAACCAGCCATTACTATTAAAGAAAAAACAGGACTTAAAGTAATTGCAGGAGGACTTGTTCAAACAGCAGAACTAGCAAACAAAATATTAGAAGAAACCTCTATAGATTTTATTTATATGGGAAGAAAACTTTTAAGAGAGCCTTATTTTTTACTAAACGAGACAGAACTAGAATGGCCTAAACCATATCTCAGAGCTAAAATTCAGTAA
- a CDS encoding aminopeptidase, with protein sequence MPSLQLLEKYAKLAVKVGANVQKNQYVVIRTTTETKELTRLITKESYLAGAKKVYVVWADDYVSHDLFQYASVDTLEEVDTWQVEQYKHFVENDSCFISVTSPIPGLNGDIDPLKMQKAAIASQKSLSFFQTHVMGNKSQWTIVANPNPVWAKQVFPNLEENKAVEALWDAIFNACRVTESNDPVLEWEKHNEALSKHNKVLNDYNFKHLHFKNSLGTDLKVGLVKNHIWAGGGEKSTQGVYFNPNIPTEENFTMPDKLVTEGKVYSTKPLNYQGKLIDEFWLEFKKGKVVAFDAKKEKGALESLLNTDEGSRSIGEIALISHDSPISKTNILFLTTLFDENASCHMALGRAYPMNIKGGLTASLKELEKQGYNQSMVHVDFMFGSSDMQIIGTQYDGTEVVVFKDGNFVI encoded by the coding sequence ATGCCTTCATTACAATTACTAGAAAAATATGCTAAATTAGCAGTTAAAGTGGGTGCTAATGTTCAAAAAAATCAATACGTAGTCATTAGAACAACTACTGAAACAAAAGAATTAACAAGACTTATTACAAAAGAATCTTACTTAGCAGGAGCTAAAAAAGTATATGTTGTTTGGGCTGATGACTATGTAAGTCATGACTTATTTCAATATGCATCAGTAGATACATTAGAAGAAGTTGATACATGGCAAGTAGAACAGTATAAACACTTTGTAGAAAATGACTCATGCTTTATCTCAGTAACATCACCAATCCCAGGTTTAAACGGAGATATTGATCCACTTAAAATGCAAAAAGCAGCAATCGCTTCACAGAAGAGTCTATCTTTTTTCCAAACTCACGTTATGGGAAATAAATCACAATGGACAATCGTTGCTAACCCAAATCCAGTTTGGGCAAAACAAGTATTCCCTAATTTAGAAGAAAACAAAGCTGTTGAAGCTCTATGGGATGCAATCTTTAATGCATGCCGTGTTACTGAAAGTAACGATCCAGTTTTAGAATGGGAAAAACACAATGAAGCTTTATCTAAACATAATAAAGTATTAAATGATTATAACTTTAAACATCTACATTTTAAAAATAGTTTAGGAACTGATTTAAAAGTAGGACTTGTTAAAAACCATATTTGGGCTGGTGGTGGAGAAAAATCTACACAAGGCGTTTATTTTAATCCTAATATACCAACAGAAGAAAACTTTACTATGCCAGATAAATTAGTAACTGAAGGAAAAGTGTATTCAACTAAACCTTTAAATTATCAAGGAAAGCTAATCGATGAATTCTGGTTAGAATTCAAAAAAGGTAAAGTGGTTGCTTTTGATGCTAAAAAAGAAAAAGGTGCTTTAGAAAGTTTACTTAATACAGATGAAGGATCAAGATCTATTGGTGAAATTGCATTGATTTCTCATGATTCTCCTATTTCAAAAACAAATATTTTATTCTTAACAACTTTATTTGATGAAAACGCATCTTGCCATATGGCACTTGGTAGAGCCTACCCAATGAATATCAAAGGTGGCTTAACAGCTTCTTTAAAAGAATTAGAAAAACAAGGATATAACCAATCTATGGTTCATGTTGACTTTATGTTTGGATCAAGCGATATGCAAATTATTGGTACACAATATGATGGGACAGAAGTTGTTGTCTTTAAAGATGGTAACTTTGTAATATAA
- a CDS encoding type I phosphomannose isomerase catalytic subunit gives MKEILKLDYKRVWRTYTGGKLIDTMHQKKDASDSHYPEEWIMSITEAINPEPTKGEGLSYIPDLNMTLKTYIENNPEETLGKAFYQKYGLTTAVLVKFIDSLERLTLQVHPNKKDARIYFNSEFGKTECWYFLKGRTIENEKPHVYLGFKKGITRAYFKELFDKQDINGMLNALNKIEVNEKDCILIEGGMPHAIGSGCFLVEIQEPTDYTIRVEKYTPSGLKIDEKLIHQGIGYDKMFDLFNYKYMSLSEIKEKYFIKPRRITQKEKEIIGYDTIDYFKLKELNISKNYLSEENIFYGMVIIEGKGIIKSGDSQYTYEQGEQFFIPYQTQTIEIIPEIPSRIFKCFGPK, from the coding sequence ATGAAAGAAATACTAAAACTTGATTATAAAAGAGTATGGCGCACTTATACAGGTGGAAAATTAATTGATACGATGCATCAAAAAAAGGATGCATCTGACAGTCATTATCCAGAAGAATGGATTATGTCAATAACAGAGGCAATTAACCCTGAACCAACAAAAGGGGAAGGATTAAGCTATATACCAGATTTAAATATGACACTGAAAACATATATAGAAAATAACCCTGAAGAAACACTAGGAAAAGCCTTTTATCAAAAATATGGGTTAACAACGGCAGTTTTAGTTAAATTTATAGACTCACTTGAAAGATTAACCTTACAAGTGCATCCCAATAAGAAAGACGCACGCATTTATTTTAATTCTGAATTTGGTAAAACTGAATGTTGGTACTTTTTAAAAGGAAGAACAATAGAAAATGAAAAACCACATGTTTATCTAGGTTTTAAAAAAGGAATTACAAGAGCATATTTTAAAGAATTGTTTGATAAACAAGATATTAATGGCATGCTAAATGCACTTAACAAAATAGAAGTGAATGAAAAAGATTGTATTTTAATAGAAGGTGGAATGCCACACGCCATTGGAAGCGGCTGCTTTCTAGTTGAAATTCAAGAACCCACAGATTATACAATCAGAGTAGAAAAATATACACCATCAGGACTTAAGATAGATGAAAAGTTGATCCATCAGGGGATTGGTTATGATAAGATGTTTGATTTGTTCAATTATAAATATATGAGTTTAAGTGAAATAAAAGAAAAATATTTTATTAAGCCTAGAAGAATCACCCAAAAAGAAAAAGAAATTATTGGCTATGATACCATTGATTATTTTAAACTCAAAGAACTGAATATAAGCAAAAACTATCTTTCAGAAGAAAACATTTTTTACGGAATGGTAATTATTGAGGGTAAAGGTATCATAAAAAGTGGCGACTCTCAATATACTTATGAACAAGGCGAACAATTCTTTATTCCATATCAAACACAAACAATAGAAATTATTCCTGAAATTCCTTCACGTATTTTTAAGTGTTTTGGTCCAAAATAA